Proteins from a single region of Lysinibacillus sp. JNUCC-52:
- a CDS encoding Stp1/IreP family PP2C-type Ser/Thr phosphatase — protein sequence MEYTVESDIGLKRAINEDRAAFFKRPDGLALALVADGMGGHNAGDVASDMAMKQMETVFLQAETHHFATMTSKKEWLRQAVKQLNKNIFDYSLSHEDCKGMGTTFIAVLIEGNYCFIAHVGDSRVYYFFDDGAQQITRDHSYVNVLLENGEISEEEAMTHPKKNFILKAVGTEETIEPDFYEVELAPESYLLICSDGLSNKLSVYEMASIITYPDLIEEKGRKLVELANASGGEDNISLVLLTRQDEEV from the coding sequence ATGGAATACACAGTCGAAAGTGATATTGGTTTAAAACGAGCAATTAATGAAGATCGAGCTGCATTTTTTAAACGTCCAGATGGACTTGCACTAGCACTTGTAGCGGATGGCATGGGTGGACATAATGCTGGCGATGTGGCGAGTGATATGGCAATGAAACAAATGGAGACCGTTTTTTTACAAGCAGAGACACATCATTTTGCAACTATGACATCAAAAAAAGAATGGTTACGACAAGCAGTTAAGCAATTGAATAAAAATATATTCGACTATTCTTTATCACACGAAGACTGTAAAGGAATGGGTACGACGTTTATTGCCGTGTTAATTGAAGGGAATTATTGCTTCATTGCGCATGTTGGTGATAGTCGTGTGTATTATTTCTTTGATGATGGCGCACAACAAATAACAAGAGATCATTCTTATGTTAATGTTCTACTTGAAAATGGTGAAATTAGCGAAGAGGAAGCAATGACGCATCCGAAGAAAAATTTCATTTTAAAAGCTGTTGGAACAGAGGAAACTATTGAGCCAGACTTTTATGAAGTAGAGCTAGCGCCAGAATCGTATTTACTCATTTGCTCAGACGGTTTAAGCAATAAACTGTCAGTGTACGAAATGGCATCTATCATTACCTATCCAGATTTAATTGAAGAAAAAGGACGAAAACTTGTGGAATTAGCCAATGCAAGCGGGGGAGAAGATAATATCTCCCTCGTGTTACTCACAAGGCAAGATGAGGAGGTGTAA
- the rlmN gene encoding 23S rRNA (adenine(2503)-C(2))-methyltransferase RlmN, translating to MVDQEQFNERINDLVEEAEEKPVRRAKKEKPNLKESIYSLQPHQLEEWLKENGEKPFRAAQIFDWLYNKRVKTFEDMSNLSKALRDKLEASFALTTLSTIIKQESKDGTIKFLFQLQDGYSIETVLMRHEYGNSVCVTTQVGCRIGCTFCASTLGGLKRHLLAGEIVEQVVKVQQALDEVNQRVSHIVIMGIGEPFDNYDAMMSFLKVINHEKGLNIGARHITVSTSGIVPKIYQFADEQLQINFAVSLHAPNQEARQKLMPIARAYKLEELMEAVRYYTKKTGRRVSFEYGLMSGENDSVEVAEELSALIKGIKCHVNLIPVNYVPERDYIRTSRSKIFAFEKTLKKNGINVTIRREQGSDIDAACGQLRAKERSEETR from the coding sequence ATGGTGGATCAAGAGCAATTTAATGAACGTATTAATGACTTAGTCGAGGAAGCTGAAGAAAAGCCCGTACGACGAGCGAAAAAAGAAAAGCCGAATTTAAAAGAATCAATCTACTCACTACAACCACATCAATTAGAAGAGTGGCTAAAAGAAAATGGTGAAAAACCATTCCGCGCAGCACAAATTTTTGACTGGTTATACAATAAACGTGTTAAAACATTTGAAGACATGTCTAACCTTTCAAAAGCATTGCGTGACAAGTTAGAGGCAAGTTTTGCATTAACAACACTATCAACGATCATTAAACAGGAATCAAAAGATGGTACGATTAAATTTTTATTCCAGCTACAAGATGGTTACTCAATTGAAACGGTGTTAATGCGCCATGAATATGGCAATTCAGTATGTGTCACGACACAAGTGGGCTGTCGAATTGGTTGTACGTTTTGTGCGTCAACTTTAGGGGGCTTAAAGCGCCATCTATTAGCAGGTGAAATTGTAGAGCAAGTTGTAAAAGTACAGCAAGCTTTAGATGAAGTAAATCAACGTGTGTCACATATCGTTATTATGGGTATTGGTGAGCCTTTCGATAACTATGATGCCATGATGAGCTTCTTAAAAGTCATAAATCATGAAAAAGGTTTAAATATTGGGGCACGTCACATTACTGTCTCAACTTCGGGTATTGTACCTAAAATCTATCAATTTGCAGATGAACAGCTTCAAATTAACTTTGCTGTATCATTGCACGCGCCAAACCAGGAGGCACGTCAAAAACTGATGCCTATTGCACGCGCATACAAATTGGAAGAATTAATGGAAGCAGTTCGTTACTATACGAAAAAAACGGGCCGACGTGTAAGTTTTGAGTATGGTTTAATGTCAGGTGAAAATGATTCAGTAGAAGTGGCAGAAGAACTTTCTGCACTAATAAAAGGAATTAAATGCCACGTAAACTTAATTCCTGTAAACTACGTACCAGAACGCGATTATATCCGCACCTCTCGTAGTAAAATTTTTGCTTTTGAAAAAACATTAAAGAAAAATGGTATAAACGTAACAATCCGTAGAGAGCAAGGGTCTGATATCGATGCGGCATGCGGACAATTACGTGCGAAAGAGAGATCTGAAGAAACGAGGTGA
- the rsmB gene encoding 16S rRNA (cytosine(967)-C(5))-methyltransferase RsmB, giving the protein MSKKSVVIWDGNVRDAALSILLAVDKNQAYSNLLLHETIKRHKIEAKDRALLTEITYGTLQYKMTLDYYLEPFIRGKLDHWVRWLLRLSLYQMHYLTRIPPHAAVNEAVEIAKRRGHQGIASTVNGILRSILRQGVRSLEEIKNPVERLAIETSHPQWLVDRFVNNYGVEVATAMLHENNVPPVQTVRVNTTVATIEQAIASLQAEGLTAQQSDLMPECLHVTNGQPARTKAFQDGLITIQDESSMIPANVLNPSAGMRVLDMCAAPGGKTTHLAEKMNNTGSILATDLHPHKLDLIDHNTERLGLDIVETAPIDGRKAPEFLQPESFDAVLVDAPCSGLGVMRRKPDIKYTKREEDLENLQKIQLALLDAATKVLKKEGKLVYSTCTVDKQENEGTVDAFLREHPEMEAIQLESLPTKLAEKQANGMLQVFPQDFGSDGFFVAAFRKKGESN; this is encoded by the coding sequence ATGAGTAAAAAAAGCGTAGTAATTTGGGATGGTAATGTACGAGATGCCGCACTATCTATCCTATTAGCAGTAGATAAAAACCAAGCGTATAGTAATTTACTTTTACATGAAACGATAAAACGCCATAAAATTGAAGCGAAGGATCGTGCACTTTTAACTGAAATTACGTATGGTACGCTTCAATATAAAATGACCCTCGACTACTATTTAGAGCCATTTATTCGTGGTAAACTAGATCATTGGGTGCGTTGGCTGTTGCGTTTGTCACTATATCAAATGCATTATTTAACGCGTATTCCACCTCATGCAGCAGTGAACGAGGCGGTAGAAATTGCCAAGCGCCGTGGACACCAAGGAATTGCCTCTACAGTCAATGGTATTTTACGTTCTATATTGCGTCAGGGTGTACGATCTTTAGAGGAAATAAAAAATCCTGTAGAACGTCTTGCTATTGAAACAAGTCATCCACAATGGTTGGTAGATCGTTTTGTTAATAATTATGGCGTAGAAGTAGCTACTGCAATGCTTCATGAAAATAACGTTCCACCAGTACAAACGGTTCGTGTCAATACGACAGTGGCAACTATAGAACAAGCGATTGCAAGCTTACAAGCTGAAGGCTTAACTGCACAGCAAAGTGATTTAATGCCAGAATGTCTACATGTGACAAATGGACAACCTGCCCGTACAAAGGCATTTCAAGATGGACTTATTACTATTCAGGATGAAAGTTCTATGATTCCTGCAAATGTTTTGAATCCTTCCGCAGGAATGCGCGTCTTAGATATGTGTGCGGCACCTGGTGGCAAAACAACACATTTAGCCGAAAAAATGAACAATACAGGTTCCATTTTGGCAACGGATTTGCATCCACATAAATTAGATTTAATCGACCATAATACAGAACGTCTAGGACTTGATATTGTAGAAACCGCTCCAATTGATGGACGTAAAGCTCCAGAGTTTTTACAACCAGAATCGTTTGACGCGGTGTTAGTCGATGCGCCTTGTAGTGGTTTAGGTGTAATGCGTCGTAAACCGGATATTAAATATACGAAGCGTGAAGAAGATTTAGAAAACCTTCAAAAAATCCAATTAGCACTACTCGATGCAGCAACTAAAGTACTGAAAAAAGAAGGCAAGCTTGTATATAGTACATGTACAGTCGATAAACAAGAAAACGAAGGCACTGTTGATGCCTTTTTAAGAGAGCATCCAGAAATGGAAGCGATACAACTAGAATCTTTACCAACAAAATTAGCGGAAAAGCAAGCAAATGGCATGCTTCAAGTCTTTCCACAAGACTTCGGCAGTGATGGTTTCTTCGTCGCAGCCTTTCGTAAAAAAGGAGAATCCAACTAA
- the fmt gene encoding methionyl-tRNA formyltransferase translates to MTSIIFMGTPDFSAPILRMLHNEGYDIKAVVTQPDRPVGRKRVLTPPPVKAAALELGLPVIQPEKLRGSEELQQILDLQPDIVITAAFGQILPKDLLDAPPLGCINVHASLLPKYRGGAPIHQAIIDGEKETGVTIMYMAEKLDAGDIISQKAIAIEEDDHTGGLFDKLSVVGCDLLKETLPSIINRTNNRTVQDETQVTFASNISREQERIDWTKDATTLYNQVRGLHPWPVAYTTFEDGNFKIWWAQVGQAKHNAAPGTVVAIAKDHFEVAAGNGTALSLYDIQPAGKKRMTAEDYLRGTGSKLQIGDQFK, encoded by the coding sequence ATGACGTCGATTATTTTTATGGGAACACCTGATTTCTCCGCGCCAATTTTGCGTATGCTTCACAATGAGGGCTATGATATTAAAGCAGTTGTGACACAACCAGATCGACCAGTAGGACGCAAGCGGGTACTAACACCGCCACCTGTAAAGGCAGCGGCTTTGGAATTAGGCTTACCAGTTATTCAACCTGAAAAGCTACGTGGCTCTGAAGAATTACAGCAAATACTTGATTTACAGCCAGATATCGTTATTACAGCAGCATTTGGACAAATTTTACCGAAAGACTTGCTAGATGCCCCACCACTTGGTTGTATTAATGTCCATGCATCACTTTTACCGAAATACCGTGGAGGAGCTCCTATTCACCAGGCAATTATAGATGGTGAAAAAGAGACTGGCGTAACGATTATGTATATGGCAGAGAAGTTAGATGCAGGCGATATTATATCTCAAAAGGCAATAGCTATTGAAGAAGACGACCATACAGGTGGCCTCTTTGATAAACTAAGTGTTGTAGGCTGTGATCTGTTAAAAGAAACACTACCTTCTATTATAAATAGAACAAATAACCGCACTGTACAAGATGAAACGCAAGTGACATTTGCGAGCAATATATCGCGCGAGCAAGAACGAATTGATTGGACAAAGGATGCAACGACTTTATACAATCAAGTGCGAGGACTTCATCCTTGGCCAGTAGCTTATACAACTTTTGAAGATGGAAACTTTAAAATTTGGTGGGCACAAGTAGGACAAGCAAAACATAATGCTGCACCTGGTACAGTCGTAGCAATTGCAAAGGACCATTTTGAAGTTGCGGCTGGAAATGGCACAGCACTTTCATTATATGACATTCAACCAGCTGGGAAAAAACGTATGACAGCAGAGGATTATTTGCGAGGTACAGGTTCAAAATTACAGATCGGGGATCAGTTTAAATGA
- the def gene encoding peptide deformylase: MAIKKVIEHPAKVLSTPCAEVTEINEDIITLLDDLYDTMVEYDGVGIAAPQINVGLRVAIVELGEERDILEMINPTVIKTDGAEVDVEGCLSFPGLYGEVERPDYVKIEACDREGRVYELEAGGFEARAILHEIDHLDGILFDSKIKRILTEEELEEMYAEEEE; encoded by the coding sequence ATGGCGATTAAAAAAGTGATTGAACATCCAGCAAAAGTTTTATCAACACCATGTGCGGAAGTTACAGAAATTAATGAAGATATTATTACATTACTAGATGATTTATATGACACGATGGTGGAATATGATGGTGTAGGTATTGCAGCACCACAAATAAATGTAGGGTTGCGTGTGGCGATTGTCGAGCTTGGCGAGGAAAGAGATATTTTAGAGATGATTAATCCTACTGTTATTAAAACGGACGGTGCAGAAGTTGATGTCGAAGGGTGTTTAAGTTTCCCAGGTCTATATGGAGAAGTTGAACGTCCTGACTATGTAAAAATTGAAGCATGTGACCGTGAAGGGCGTGTTTATGAGCTTGAGGCAGGTGGCTTTGAAGCACGAGCAATTTTACATGAAATTGATCATTTAGATGGTATATTGTTTGACTCTAAAATTAAACGTATTCTTACAGAAGAAGAGCTTGAAGAAATGTACGCAGAAGAGGAGGAATAA
- the priA gene encoding primosomal protein N', whose product MSLYAEIIVDVSTYHVDRTFDYAVPEEWLAVIEKGCRVKVPFGPRNVLGFVVGLKNDTDVPENKIKPIAQILDIEPVFTEEMLLMAKWLKNETICYEIDALQVMLPSALRAKYEKIVTLQVEQASLPLEVQEIFGKRHKANFKEFERAGLLPLLKQLIADKIVKIENVVKQQGNVKEVRMVKIAEDEQALSKALIEASRAAKQRSLIEWMTSHLGEIFTPQQIYEATAVSAAVLQAVIDKGAACFIQEEVYRDPFTNEVARTQSLQLTDEQAVALNAISHALETHAATTFLLQGVTGSGKTEVYLQAIQKVLNEGKEAIMLVPEISLTPQMTERFRSRFGEMVAVMHSGLSVGEKYDEWRKIQQGKVRVVVGARSAIFAPFTNLGLIILDEEHESTYKQEDSPRYHARDVAIWRSQYYQCPVILGSATPALESYARAKKGVYTLLTLKQRALHQAMPTVYVADMREELQKGNRSMFSELLIEGIRTRLERREQMVLFLNRRGYSSFVLCRDCGTVVQCPNCDISLTYHRTTEKLKCHYCGYEEHVPQICPQCQSDHIRYFGTGTQKVEEEIFKLFPEARVLRMDVDTTKHKGAHEEILQAFGEGQADILLGTQMIAKGLDFPNITLVGVLSADTSLHLPDYRAAERTFQLLTQVSGRAGRHDKPGEVVIQTYTPEHYAIELAKVQDYEPFYEREMFLRRRSGYPPYYFVALIQVSHEDVMMAAEYAGRAGDWLRGNLSNQVSIIGPTVASISRLQNRYRYQCLIKYKIEPNLIPVLQRLLAMYRAEWIKQGILMTVDLDPSTI is encoded by the coding sequence ATGAGTTTATATGCTGAGATTATAGTGGATGTTTCGACATACCATGTAGATCGCACATTTGACTATGCTGTTCCTGAAGAGTGGTTAGCTGTAATAGAAAAAGGTTGTCGTGTGAAAGTACCTTTTGGACCGAGAAATGTACTAGGATTTGTTGTAGGTTTAAAAAACGATACAGATGTTCCTGAAAACAAAATAAAGCCAATCGCACAAATTTTAGATATTGAGCCTGTTTTCACTGAAGAAATGCTGTTGATGGCAAAGTGGTTAAAAAACGAAACAATTTGTTATGAAATTGATGCTTTACAAGTAATGCTACCTTCTGCACTTCGGGCAAAGTATGAAAAAATAGTGACATTACAAGTAGAGCAAGCTTCGTTGCCATTAGAAGTTCAGGAGATTTTTGGAAAACGCCATAAGGCAAACTTTAAAGAATTTGAACGTGCGGGCTTATTGCCGTTATTAAAACAACTGATTGCAGATAAAATCGTAAAGATAGAAAATGTTGTAAAGCAACAAGGCAACGTGAAAGAAGTGCGCATGGTCAAAATTGCGGAAGACGAACAAGCTCTTAGTAAAGCACTGATAGAAGCATCGAGAGCTGCAAAGCAACGGTCTTTAATTGAATGGATGACTTCACATCTTGGAGAAATATTCACGCCCCAGCAAATTTATGAGGCAACAGCAGTATCTGCTGCTGTATTACAAGCGGTCATTGATAAAGGAGCTGCGTGCTTTATACAAGAAGAAGTGTATCGAGATCCTTTTACAAATGAAGTTGCGCGTACACAATCACTACAATTAACAGACGAGCAGGCTGTTGCATTAAATGCAATTTCACACGCTCTTGAAACACATGCCGCTACAACTTTTTTATTGCAAGGTGTAACAGGCAGTGGTAAAACGGAAGTCTACTTACAGGCGATTCAAAAAGTTTTAAATGAAGGTAAAGAAGCGATCATGCTAGTACCTGAAATTTCTTTAACACCGCAAATGACAGAACGCTTCCGTAGCCGCTTCGGTGAGATGGTTGCGGTCATGCATAGTGGGTTATCTGTAGGTGAGAAGTATGATGAATGGCGAAAAATTCAACAGGGTAAAGTAAGAGTAGTAGTTGGTGCTCGTTCAGCTATTTTTGCACCTTTTACAAATTTGGGACTTATCATTTTAGATGAGGAGCATGAATCTACCTACAAGCAGGAGGACTCTCCACGCTATCATGCGCGAGATGTAGCAATTTGGCGTAGCCAATATTATCAATGTCCTGTCATTTTAGGTAGTGCGACACCTGCCCTTGAGTCATATGCCCGTGCAAAAAAAGGTGTCTACACACTACTTACATTAAAACAACGTGCACTACACCAGGCGATGCCGACTGTCTATGTAGCAGATATGCGAGAAGAACTTCAAAAAGGAAACCGCTCTATGTTTTCTGAACTGCTTATTGAAGGGATTCGTACTCGACTTGAACGACGGGAACAGATGGTGTTATTTTTAAATCGAAGAGGGTATTCGTCATTTGTGCTATGTCGTGATTGTGGTACTGTCGTACAATGTCCGAACTGTGATATTTCACTAACCTACCATCGCACTACTGAAAAACTGAAGTGTCATTACTGTGGGTATGAAGAGCATGTACCACAAATTTGTCCGCAATGTCAAAGTGATCATATACGGTATTTTGGAACAGGGACGCAAAAAGTGGAAGAAGAAATTTTTAAGCTATTTCCAGAGGCTAGGGTGCTAAGAATGGATGTGGACACTACAAAGCACAAAGGGGCACATGAAGAGATTTTGCAAGCATTTGGTGAGGGGCAAGCCGACATTTTACTCGGTACGCAAATGATTGCAAAGGGACTTGATTTTCCTAATATTACACTTGTTGGTGTGCTTAGTGCTGATACATCTCTGCATCTACCAGATTACCGCGCGGCGGAACGGACGTTTCAGTTACTTACACAGGTAAGTGGTAGGGCAGGACGCCATGATAAACCAGGTGAGGTCGTTATTCAAACGTATACGCCAGAGCATTATGCAATTGAATTAGCTAAAGTACAAGATTACGAGCCATTTTATGAACGGGAAATGTTTTTACGTCGTCGTTCAGGCTACCCACCTTACTATTTCGTTGCGCTTATACAAGTATCGCATGAAGATGTAATGATGGCAGCCGAGTATGCTGGGCGAGCTGGGGATTGGCTTCGAGGGAATTTATCAAATCAAGTGTCTATTATAGGCCCAACAGTTGCAAGTATTAGCCGTCTCCAAAATAGATATCGCTATCAATGTTTGATAAAATATAAAATTGAACCAAATCTGATACCTGTATTGCAACGATTGCTTGCAATGTATCGAGCAGAATGGATAAAACAGGGCATATTAATGACGGTTGATTTAGACCCGTCTACTATATAG
- the coaBC gene encoding bifunctional phosphopantothenoylcysteine decarboxylase/phosphopantothenate--cysteine ligase CoaBC, with the protein MNKNILLCVSGGIAVYKAVALVSKLSQAGANVKVIMTASARQFVNPLSFQVMSKNDVYFDTFDEKDSKVIAHIDLADWADLIIVAPATANVIGKLANGIADDMVTTTLLAATAPVWIAPAMNVHMYDHPAVKRNLAQLAADGYQFIEPSEGFLACGYVGKGRLEEPEKITALVQDYFSSKVKPLAGKTVLVTAGAWYIPMDDQQHVISTNANGRIGHALVNEAQTLGAHAILLGGEASNANELIAQVEQLKKQYPQAFLLHAANIPTIESAPIMSVDGTTAVTFGQKVVGEPIVQVISNEWIDFSHVANVNGEELDVSDAAQFAKELWQLVLQGETQ; encoded by the coding sequence ATGAACAAAAATATTTTACTTTGTGTATCAGGTGGTATTGCTGTTTATAAAGCTGTAGCACTAGTGAGTAAACTATCTCAGGCAGGTGCCAACGTAAAGGTCATTATGACAGCATCGGCGCGACAGTTTGTTAATCCGTTAAGCTTTCAAGTCATGTCAAAAAATGATGTCTATTTCGATACCTTTGATGAAAAGGATTCAAAGGTAATTGCCCATATAGATTTAGCAGATTGGGCAGATTTAATTATAGTTGCACCAGCAACTGCTAATGTCATTGGTAAACTCGCAAACGGAATTGCTGATGATATGGTGACAACGACTTTACTTGCCGCAACTGCGCCTGTTTGGATTGCGCCAGCGATGAATGTTCATATGTATGATCATCCAGCAGTAAAGCGAAATTTGGCACAGCTAGCAGCTGATGGCTATCAGTTTATTGAACCGTCTGAAGGCTTTTTAGCGTGTGGCTATGTTGGCAAAGGTCGTTTAGAGGAACCAGAAAAGATTACAGCTCTTGTGCAAGATTATTTTTCATCCAAGGTTAAACCACTTGCAGGCAAAACGGTGCTTGTTACAGCGGGTGCATGGTATATCCCTATGGACGATCAACAACATGTCATTAGTACAAATGCAAATGGTAGGATTGGACATGCGTTAGTGAACGAGGCACAAACACTTGGAGCACATGCGATTCTATTAGGTGGAGAAGCATCAAATGCTAATGAACTGATAGCGCAAGTCGAACAATTAAAAAAACAATATCCACAGGCATTTTTACTTCACGCGGCTAATATACCAACTATAGAAAGTGCCCCTATCATGTCTGTTGATGGTACGACTGCAGTAACTTTTGGACAAAAAGTGGTTGGGGAGCCGATTGTACAAGTTATATCAAACGAATGGATTGATTTTAGTCATGTAGCGAACGTAAATGGTGAAGAATTGGATGTCTCAGACGCCGCACAATTTGCGAAAGAGCTATGGCAGCTTGTATTACAAGGTGAGACGCAATGA
- the rpoZ gene encoding DNA-directed RNA polymerase subunit omega, translated as MLYPSVDALKKEIDSKYSLVSLASKRARQMQEIEGTERLHKYVSYKYVGKALEEVAAGVLTKVSQDESAVYEDEI; from the coding sequence ATGTTATACCCATCAGTAGATGCCTTAAAAAAAGAGATCGATTCTAAATATTCTTTAGTAAGTTTAGCATCAAAACGTGCTCGTCAAATGCAAGAAATCGAAGGTACTGAGCGCTTGCACAAATATGTTTCCTATAAATATGTAGGAAAAGCGCTTGAAGAGGTAGCAGCAGGCGTACTTACGAAAGTATCACAAGATGAGTCAGCTGTGTACGAAGACGAAATCTAA
- the gmk gene encoding guanylate kinase, with protein sequence MIKERGLLIVLSGPSGVGKGTVRKELFSQPNTNYEYSISMTTRNPREGEVDGVDYFFKSREEFETLIEQGGLLEHAEFVGNYYGTPITYVNETLDAGRDVFLEIEVQGAAQIRKKAPDALFIFLAPPSLTELKDRLVGRGTETADVIAKRIATASEELEMMSLYDYVVENDEVTNACDRINAIIKAEHCRRERVEKRYLSMLRGE encoded by the coding sequence ATGATAAAAGAACGTGGATTATTAATTGTTCTGTCTGGCCCATCTGGTGTAGGAAAAGGGACAGTGCGAAAAGAATTATTTTCTCAACCGAATACGAATTATGAGTATTCCATCTCAATGACAACACGAAATCCTCGCGAAGGTGAAGTAGATGGTGTAGACTATTTTTTTAAGTCGCGTGAAGAGTTTGAAACGTTAATTGAACAAGGTGGCTTATTAGAACATGCTGAATTTGTAGGAAATTACTACGGCACTCCGATAACGTATGTAAATGAAACACTTGATGCTGGTCGTGATGTATTTTTGGAGATTGAAGTACAAGGAGCAGCACAAATTCGTAAAAAAGCACCGGATGCCTTATTTATTTTCTTAGCCCCTCCGAGTTTAACGGAATTAAAAGATCGTTTAGTTGGTCGTGGGACGGAAACAGCAGATGTTATTGCAAAGCGCATCGCAACTGCAAGTGAAGAGCTTGAAATGATGAGCTTATATGATTATGTAGTTGAAAATGATGAAGTGACGAATGCCTGTGATCGTATAAATGCGATTATTAAAGCCGAGCATTGTCGTAGAGAACGTGTTGAAAAAAGATATTTGTCAATGTTGAGAGGAGAATAA
- a CDS encoding YicC/YloC family endoribonuclease has protein sequence MVRSMTGFGRGVTTTRDFQLTVEIRSVNHRFLEIHAKFPKEWLEAEIFAKKLISQALSRGKIDVMVYVKDLENVEQSIEINWSLIEAYRKAKEQLASKVPLEEKWTMQELLALEQALVQKKPQLMPEDLLGAVEHAVAEATRQLIQMREREGQELQDVVVQYKEQLMEQVNQIRSYSSLAVEKYRTRLLERIAEIADGALLEDRLLAEVAIFAERVDITEELDRLDSHFNQLEETLLETVSIGRKLDFLMQEIHREINTIGSKNQSTEAAVAVVQAKTILEKMREQVQNIE, from the coding sequence TTGGTGCGTAGTATGACTGGTTTTGGCAGAGGTGTCACAACAACAAGAGACTTTCAGTTAACCGTAGAAATACGCTCGGTCAACCATCGTTTTTTAGAAATTCATGCAAAGTTTCCAAAAGAATGGCTAGAAGCAGAAATTTTTGCTAAGAAATTGATTTCACAAGCTTTATCACGTGGGAAAATTGATGTGATGGTATATGTGAAGGATTTAGAAAACGTCGAGCAATCTATTGAAATTAATTGGTCATTAATTGAAGCGTATCGTAAGGCAAAAGAGCAATTAGCAAGTAAAGTACCACTAGAAGAAAAATGGACAATGCAGGAGCTACTAGCGCTAGAGCAAGCGTTAGTACAGAAAAAACCGCAACTAATGCCAGAGGATTTATTGGGGGCAGTTGAACATGCGGTAGCAGAAGCTACTCGACAGTTGATCCAAATGCGTGAGCGTGAAGGGCAAGAATTGCAAGATGTTGTTGTACAATATAAAGAACAGTTAATGGAACAAGTGAATCAAATTCGCTCTTATTCCTCACTTGCTGTTGAAAAATATCGTACACGATTATTAGAACGAATTGCTGAAATAGCAGATGGAGCGCTCTTAGAAGATCGTTTGCTCGCGGAAGTAGCAATATTTGCAGAGCGAGTGGACATAACAGAAGAGTTAGATCGATTAGATAGTCATTTTAACCAGCTGGAAGAAACACTATTAGAAACAGTTTCAATCGGACGTAAATTAGACTTTTTAATGCAGGAGATTCATCGCGAAATTAATACAATAGGTTCAAAAAATCAATCGACAGAAGCAGCCGTTGCAGTAGTTCAGGCAAAAACAATTTTAGAAAAGATGCGAGAGCAAGTTCAAAATATCGAATAA